The following are encoded in a window of Onthophagus taurus isolate NC chromosome 3, IU_Otau_3.0, whole genome shotgun sequence genomic DNA:
- the LOC111416943 gene encoding uncharacterized protein gives MANLTLELNKPMELRVQEFKNDPEMMRDVNGFINDLLEAAKIEAQSRQKQKSKLDNGIQNGTKRIGQWSNRARTSARTFATRIFTAICNCTTSVKNVVVNRN, from the exons ATGGCGAATTTAACGTTGGAATTGAATAAACCGATGGAACTTCGCGTTCAAGAGTTTAAAAATGACCCGGAGATGATGAGGGATGTAAACGGGTTTATTAACGACCTTTTAGAGGCCGCTAAAATCGAAGCGCAATCCAGGCagaaacaaaaaagtaaatta GATAATGGAATACAAA ATGGCACGAAACGCATCGGACAGTGGTCGAATAGGGCCAGGACGTCGGCGAGGACTTTTGCAACTAGAATATTTACGGCTATTTGTAATTGTACTACTTCCGTTAAAAACGTTGTTGTTAACCGAAACTAA
- the LOC111416931 gene encoding BRCA1-associated RING domain protein 1-like, with product MDLNKLLIDDFIELKASLICGYCKNLPSHLLNPCGHLQCNCSKSTKGCTTCYKLTTSQDLEENQMMKTILTSIKAIEDIFKDTTPNNVSSNHEIVVSKMDMKRNHKGETPLHLACKKGDLEMVMELIKDGVDFNMTDYANWAPIHEAVQGNNIPCLEYLLSEGALVNIPGENYITPLHKAVLLNKREIAQILINYGANTTILDYKGNKALNGMENLVLYQIYDITKKIFIKVQTVVYAKELNKEEQTKLTKAKVNIVTFSDFITKSDVTHYIYDGKMDINVLICLLKGIFIVKKRWINEPEKNAFNFITEVYKESNKSSIMNRLFKNPKLFNGMDFFISGHSQRKLICNIKLNKDDLATLVRTGGGKVLRRPPIVKSADNDHFYYPFHASNTSLNTCSSYVIYHEDEKPQLMYNMRELKHRSSEWLIDCILAFKIID from the exons atggatctaaacaaacttttaatCGACGATTTCATCGAATTAAAAGCATCTTTGATTTGTGGATACTGCAAAAATTTACCGAGTCATTTATTAAATCCTTGTGGTCATCTACAATGTAATTGTTCCAAATCAACAAAAGGATGTACAACTTGTTACAAATTAACAACTTCGCAAGATTTAGAAGAAAATCAGATGATGAAGACGATCTTAACATCGATAAAAGCGattgaagatatttttaaag ATACAACCCCAAATAATGTTTCAAGTAATCACGAAATTGTTGTTTCTAAAATGGATATGAAACGTAATCATAAAGGTGAAACTCCTTTACATTTAGCGTGCAAAAAAGGCGATTTAGAGATGGTTATGGAGTTAATTAAGGATGGTGTTGATTTTAACATGACGGATTACGCAAATTGGGCCCCAAtt CACGAAGCAGTTCAAGGTAATAATATACCTTGTCTGGAATATTTACTTTCAGAAGGTGCCTTGGTTAATATTCCCGGTGAAAACTACATAACCCCACTTCATAAAGCggtgttattaaataaacgtGAAATTgcacaaattttaattaactatGGTGCAAATACAACCATCCTTGATTATAAAGGAAACAAAGCATTAAATGGAATGGAAAATCttgttttatatcaaatatatgatattacgaaaaaaatcttcatcaaaGTCCAAACTGTTGTTTATGCAAaggaattaaataaagaagaacAAACCAAACTTACAAAAGCTAAAGTTAATATTGTAACTTTTAGTGATTTCATAACCAAATCTGATGTTACTCATTATATTTATGATGGGAAGATggatataaatgttttaatttgctTATTAAAAGGAATATTTATCGTTAAAAAACGAT gGATTAACGAACCCGAAAAAAATGCTTTCAACTTTATCACCGAAGTTTACAAAGAATCCAATAAATCCTCAATTATGAATCGTCTATTTAAGAATCCAAAACTGTTCAATGGaatggatttttttattagtggCCACTCTCAgcgaaaattaatttgtaatattaaacTAAACAAAGACGATTTAGCCACTTTAGTGCGAACGGGGGGTGGAAAAGTTTTACGAAGACCCCCAATCGTTAAAAGTGCCGATAACGATCACTTTTATTACCCATTTCATGCTTCAAACACTTCTTTAAATACCTGTAGCAGCTACGTTATATATCATGAAGATGAGAAACCACAGTTGATGTATAATATGAGAGAATTAAAACATAGGAGTTCGGAATGGTTAATCGATTGTATTTTGgcgtttaaaattattgattaa
- the LOC111416939 gene encoding U11/U12 small nuclear ribonucleoprotein 48 kDa protein-like — MDFNTDIRRVQLESLEQFILSSKDKVRNVLEVLNWEDEKVLKDKKLVACVLDPTHKIPQKSASNHVKKCAIRKEGYNLVEEFLSEPQHHSETSIMIDNQKKIEILSLAHKTRDNFVTRWNGQDPDPRTSDRLLTTYSYDERLALYDYAIANTKEPNKLPEYNVSQPKRDESKPMTYEEQLALERDAKRRRIKYKSVHTSRKTHTEVLREVIESQMEVYRDWIGARSSKKDDGEHEGRSTSRNSSNSSRSTLRKDLKQKESSDTESVDRESCKSRRGTPERNNKKRERSKESIRSYREKSNHENVQDEIRKKDERNSRNEGFGRRSESERRRYKDDEKDVKYWDKSKYSRRNESKDYRNRERRNGYKNYF, encoded by the exons atggattttaacaCGGATATTAGACGTGTTCAATTAGAAAGCTTAGAACAATTTATATTGTCTTCAAAAGATAAGGTTCGAAACGTTTTGGAGGTTCTTAATTGGGAGgatgaaaaagttttaaag GATAAGAAGCTTGTTGCGTGCGTTTTGGATCCAACTCATAAAATACCTCAAAAATCGGCATCTAATCATGTTAAAAAATGCGCCATACGAAAAGAAGGTTACAACTTGGTAGAAGAATTCCTTTCTGAGCCCCAACACCATTCTGAGACTTCCATCATGATAGacaatcagaaaaaaatcgaaattcttTCATTAGCGCATAAAACGCGAGATAATTTCGTTAcaa GGTGGAATGGACAAGATCCAGATCCAAGAACATCTGATCGCCTTCTCACCACTTACAGCTATGATGAAAGACTTGCTCTGTATGATTATGCCATTGCAAACACTAAAGAACCTAACAAATTACCTGAATACAATGT ttcTCAACCAAAACGCGATGAATCAAAACCAATGACATACGAAGAGCAATTGGCGTTAGAGCGTGACGCAAAACGACGAAggattaaatataaatcagTTCATACAAGTCGAAAAACGCATACTGAAGTGCTTAGGGAAGTTATTGAGTCTCAAATGGAGGTGTACCGCGATTGGATTGGAGCTAGAAGTTCAAAAAAAGATGATGGAGAGCACGAAGGGAGGTCGACAAGTAGAAATAGCTCAAATAGCTCAAGAAGTACTTTAAGgaaagatttaaaacaaaaagaatccAGCGATACGGAAAGTGTCGATAGGGAAAGTTGTAAATCGCGAAGGGGAACCCCCGaaaggaataataaaaaaagggaGCGATCAAAAGAATCAATTCGATCTTATAGAGAAAAATCAAATCACGAAAACGTTCAAGATGAGATCAGAAAAAAAGACGAAAGAAACTCAAGAAATGAGGGTTTTGGGAGAAGATCAGAAAGCGAAAGGAGAAGATACAAAGACGACGAAAAAGATGTTAAATATTGGGATAAATCTAAATACTCTCGAAGAAACGAATCAAAAGACTATAGAAATAGGGAAAGAAGAAAtggatacaaaaattatttttga
- the LOC111416932 gene encoding uncharacterized protein, with protein MLACKCLNVIIETNGKDSGDFEKVNVESLRLGIESTSDAFFKQDLQLVQSLQKVTTKISGLVSTRCVGPYTVHLCFNCNLHTHAVHKEKGNPILISANLLRKAAIEAVEKNSDFSTNYNIMIDTNLKNLSNSIYSNMAPDEKVIVNNLMQRANESISRELAAVENKISQYSDQQYTLFEEYKARVLFEHDVLSRKILEGKRRASKENTVSTKTLSTPLGNRLSKNQVPETPESPNRLSLFDRTKQAFITSSPKPIISNRKLSSNQACSFDSEGLFQLEDMDEDLTYVDSEHEESEDDSTMNYSRNSDQNSRRQSLQMAKSLPVSIPALKAFKNHINEDNDDRMPEESMDIAASIKALAKSIQGDTIFGDLPARPRFSSQI; from the exons atgctCGCTTGCAAGTGTTTAAACGTGATTATTGAAACGAACGGGAAGGATTCAGGTGACTTTGAGAAGGTTAATGTGGAATCGTTACGTTTGGGAATCGAATCCACTTCGGACGCTTTTTTCAAACAg gATCTCCAATTGGTCCAAAGCCTCCAGAAAGTTACAACGAAGATCTCTGGGCTTGTATCGACTCGATGTGTTGGCCCCTACACTGTACATTTGTGTTTCAATTGTAACTTGCACACACATGCCGTTCATAAAGAAAAGGGAAATCCAATTTTGATCTCTGCTAATTTATtg CGAAAAGCAGCTATTGAAGCCGTTGAAAAGAACTCTGATTTTTCGACCAATTATAACATTATGATTGAtactaatttgaaaaatttatctaATTCTATATACAGCA ATATGGCGCCGGATGAAAAAGTGATTGTAAACAATTTGATGCAAAGGGCTAATGAGTCAATTAGTCGCGAATTGGCAGCTGTAGAGAATAAAATCAGTCAGTATTCCGACCAGCAATATACGTTATTTGAAGAGTACAAAGCAAGAGTTCTATTTGAGCATGATGTTCTGTCCAG aaaaatcttAGAGGGTAAACGAAGAGCTTCCAAAGAGAACACCGTTAGTACAAAAACGTTGTCTACGCCACTCGGCAATCGACTGTCTAAGAACCAAGTACCTGAAACACCGGAGAGCCCTAACAGACTGTCTTTATTTGACCGGACCAAACAAGCATTCAtt ACTTCATCACCAAAACCAATCATatctaatagaaaattatcATCAAATCAAGCATGTTCATTCGATAGTGAAGGTCTTTTTCAATTAGAAGATATGGATGAAGACTTAACCTACGTAGATTCAGAGCATGAAGAAAGCGAAGATGATTCAACGATGAATTATTCGAGAAATTCCGATCAGAATTCGAGAAGGCAAAGTTTGCAAATGGCGAAATCATTGCCAGTATCGATTCCTGCACTAAAAGCGTTTAAGAATCATATCAACGAAGATAATGATGATAGAATG ccaGAAGAATCGATGGATATCGCAGCTAGTATAAAAGCGTTGGCGAAAAGTATTCAAGGTGATACGATTTTCGGTGATTTGCCGGCTAGGCCGAGATTCAGCTCGCAAATTTAA